A section of the Rubrobacter naiadicus genome encodes:
- a CDS encoding glycosyltransferase family 4 protein: MRVENHGPARTGLRPSRRALRIAYFTETFLPATDGVVTRLRHTLDELSRLGDEVIVFAPSGGPERYAGARILGVRGIPFPMYPQVKLCPPHPGLGRALSEFEPDVVHVVNPVILGPGGVYYARRMGVPLVASYHTNIATYASLYRLGFLTNFARRAIRGLHNQANLNLCTSEATAHYLRNEGVRHVRLWPQGVDSRLFSPEKRSVSWRKRLSGGHPEDRLLLFVGRLAREKGISSLKHVLRELPGVRLAVVGDGPDRGRLEQEFSGLPATFTGFLHGEDLARAYASADLFLFPSTTETLGMAMLEAMASGLPVVAARSGASEEVVEEGKSGRLYSPKDPSGLVDAVSGILGDEERMRRLRTGARGAALGRNWQKATLTLRGYYEQLRRAVVR; this comes from the coding sequence GTGAGGGTCGAGAACCATGGGCCTGCACGCACCGGCCTGAGACCGTCCCGCAGGGCCTTGCGTATAGCGTACTTCACAGAGACTTTCCTCCCTGCAACGGACGGCGTGGTGACCCGTCTGCGCCACACCCTCGATGAGCTCTCCCGGCTCGGAGACGAGGTGATCGTCTTCGCCCCCTCCGGGGGGCCCGAGCGCTATGCCGGGGCCAGGATCCTGGGGGTTCGCGGGATTCCTTTCCCGATGTACCCCCAGGTCAAGCTCTGCCCGCCCCATCCCGGGCTCGGGCGGGCCTTGAGCGAGTTCGAGCCGGATGTGGTTCACGTGGTGAACCCGGTGATACTCGGGCCCGGGGGCGTCTACTACGCCCGCAGGATGGGGGTACCGCTCGTCGCCTCCTACCACACCAACATCGCCACCTACGCCTCGCTGTACAGGCTGGGTTTCCTGACGAACTTCGCCCGCCGGGCGATAAGAGGGTTGCACAACCAGGCCAACCTCAACCTCTGTACCTCGGAGGCGACGGCGCATTACCTCCGGAACGAGGGCGTCCGGCACGTCCGGCTCTGGCCGCAGGGGGTGGACTCGCGCCTCTTCTCTCCCGAGAAGCGCTCGGTGTCCTGGAGAAAACGCCTCTCCGGCGGACACCCCGAGGACCGTCTGCTCTTGTTCGTCGGCAGGCTCGCTCGAGAGAAGGGGATATCTTCCCTCAAGCACGTTCTGCGGGAGCTGCCGGGGGTAAGGCTGGCCGTGGTAGGTGATGGACCGGACCGCGGGAGGCTCGAGCAGGAGTTCTCCGGCCTGCCGGCAACCTTCACCGGCTTTCTGCACGGTGAAGATCTCGCGCGGGCCTACGCTTCCGCGGATCTTTTCCTCTTCCCTTCTACCACCGAGACCCTCGGGATGGCGATGCTCGAGGCCATGGCCTCCGGGCTCCCGGTCGTGGCGGCCCGCAGCGGGGCTTCGGAGGAGGTGGTGGAGGAGGGAAAGAGCGGGCGGCTGTATTCGCCCAAGGACCCGTCCGGTCTGGTCGATGCCGTGAGCGGGATACTCGGAGACGAAGAGCGGATGCGTCGGCTGCGGACGGGAGCCAGAGGTGCGGCTCTGGGACGCAACTGGCAGAAGGCCACACTCACCCTGCGGGGCTATTACGAGCAGCTCCGGCGGGCGGTTGTAAGGTAG
- a CDS encoding isocitrate/isopropylmalate dehydrogenase family protein — MAQTVTLIPGDGTGPELTDSVKEVIEALGVDIEWEIVEAGESVMEKEGTPLPDYVLESIRRNKVALKGPLTTPVGTGFRSVNVALRKELDLYANIRPALSLPGLDLPYKDIDIVLYRENTEDLYAGVEHWVGKHAAESIKIITEEGTERFCRLAFERSREQGRRHVTVVHKANIMKYTDGLFRDVFFRVAKEYEDDFEEIDDRIVDNMAMQLVTKPHLYDVLVCPNLYGDILSDLCAGLTGGLGVAPGANIGDEIAVFEPVHGSTPKYAGQNRANPLATLLSAKNMLIHLGYEEDAERMQRAIEAALKSPETRTKDLGGTAGTREFTKAIVANL; from the coding sequence GTGGCACAAACCGTTACCCTCATCCCCGGAGACGGCACCGGCCCCGAGCTGACCGATTCGGTAAAAGAGGTGATCGAGGCGCTCGGGGTGGACATCGAGTGGGAGATCGTCGAGGCCGGGGAGAGCGTGATGGAGAAGGAGGGCACGCCGCTCCCGGACTACGTCCTCGAATCCATCCGGCGCAACAAGGTCGCTCTAAAGGGGCCGCTCACGACGCCCGTCGGGACGGGGTTCCGCTCGGTCAACGTGGCGCTGCGCAAGGAGCTCGATCTGTACGCCAACATCCGGCCCGCGCTGAGCCTGCCGGGGCTCGACCTCCCGTACAAGGACATAGACATCGTCCTCTACCGGGAGAACACCGAGGACCTCTACGCCGGCGTCGAGCACTGGGTCGGCAAGCACGCGGCGGAGTCCATCAAGATCATCACCGAGGAAGGCACCGAGCGCTTCTGTCGCCTGGCCTTCGAACGTTCCAGGGAGCAGGGCCGCAGGCACGTAACGGTCGTTCATAAGGCCAACATCATGAAGTACACCGACGGGCTCTTCCGGGACGTCTTCTTCCGGGTCGCAAAAGAGTACGAGGACGACTTCGAAGAGATAGACGACCGCATCGTTGACAACATGGCGATGCAGCTCGTCACGAAGCCTCATCTCTACGACGTGCTCGTCTGCCCCAACCTCTACGGCGACATCCTCTCCGATCTCTGCGCCGGCCTCACCGGGGGTCTCGGGGTCGCGCCCGGAGCCAACATCGGGGATGAGATAGCCGTCTTCGAGCCGGTGCACGGCTCCACCCCCAAGTACGCCGGCCAGAACAGAGCCAACCCGCTCGCGACCCTGCTCTCGGCCAAGAACATGCTCATCCACCTCGGTTACGAGGAGGACGCGGAGAGGATGCAGCGAGCCATAGAGGCGGCTCTCAAGAGCCCCGAGACGCGCACCAAGGACCTCGGCGGGACCGCGGGGACCAGGGAGTTCACGAAAGCGATCGTGGCCAACCTCTGA
- a CDS encoding YIP1 family protein: protein MSFQTGSGGAGSAPTGKEFEPSVPFSSFVETAREVLLRPVGFFRGIAREGDYLSPLLFALICYVTSAFLGGVIGMISGSEGIGGFIAGIVSGLVGGVIVLFVGAGIYHLLVVLLAGPQRAGYEGTFRVAAYASVTALVSWVPLVGWILSLYGIYLSIVGIREVHSTSTGRAAAIVLIPVAVVFVLMLMLMVLVGAAMFFGAGR from the coding sequence ATGAGCTTTCAGACCGGTTCCGGTGGGGCCGGAAGTGCCCCGACGGGCAAGGAGTTCGAGCCCTCGGTCCCGTTCTCGAGCTTCGTGGAGACGGCGAGGGAGGTTTTGCTGAGGCCGGTGGGATTTTTCCGGGGCATCGCGAGGGAAGGAGACTATCTCAGCCCGCTCTTATTCGCCCTCATCTGCTACGTGACCTCGGCTTTTCTGGGTGGGGTCATCGGCATGATCTCGGGGAGTGAGGGGATAGGCGGGTTCATCGCGGGCATCGTCTCGGGCCTTGTGGGCGGGGTGATAGTGCTTTTCGTCGGGGCCGGGATCTACCACCTGCTGGTGGTTTTGCTCGCGGGCCCGCAGCGCGCCGGATATGAGGGGACCTTTCGCGTGGCGGCGTACGCCTCGGTCACCGCGCTGGTGAGCTGGGTTCCACTGGTCGGCTGGATCTTGAGCCTCTATGGCATCTATCTTTCGATCGTTGGCATTCGGGAGGTACACTCCACGAGCACGGGGCGGGCTGCCGCGATCGTGTTGATCCCCGTCGCCGTGGTGTTCGTACTCATGTTGATGTTGATGGTGCTCGTGGGAGCGGCGATGTTCTTTGGGGCGGGCCGCTGA